One region of Wyeomyia smithii strain HCP4-BCI-WySm-NY-G18 chromosome 3, ASM2978416v1, whole genome shotgun sequence genomic DNA includes:
- the LOC129731264 gene encoding NADH-cytochrome b5 reductase-like, translating into MDTESESPVCCGSGCTNCILDQENRKRKIPSNFDGPNVLSTGHYHQFRCTHIEPVTNSTYLMRFQFVASEETTQEVKLLIPPGSHLMLRVERNWRNTPRPVNELFSKWCVETSRADAHQARVHRQVRPTIEKYDKTERDLYFSRPYTPIVVNQTERSFDVLIKFETGGEMSQYLLTSNVGDVQEWKGVYTGFCWTRNLFSHLIGFVQGVGLAPVYSIMKSILQDEEDYTRLCLCSCFSDISGIILRDDLYSMTKFWNFESKIYLSRESCTCDDESRRTCSCLSSRKKYNEQIFNHRLESIDVENLLQKFAPNSFQVLICGTEAFVAFIETCISKLNVSNWYKF; encoded by the coding sequence ATGGATACGGAGAGTGAGTCTCCTGTGTGCTGTGGTTCCGGCTGTACAAATTGCATACTCGATCAAGAGAACCGAAAACGGAAAATACCGAGCAACTTCGATGGACCGAATGTACTATCTACTGGACACTACCATCAATTCCGGTGCACCCACATCGAACCGGTAACAAACAGCACCTACCTGATGCGATTCCAGTTTGTTGCTTCGGAAGAAACTACTCAGGAGGTGAAACTTTTAATTCCCCCCGGCAGTCATTTGATGTTGCGTGTAGAGCGAAACTGGCGTAACACGCCTCGACCTGTTaatgaattattttcaaaatggtGCGTTGAAACGTCTCGAGCTGATGCGCATCAAGCACGTGTTCATCGCCAGGTGAGGCCCACAATTGAAAAGTACGACAAAACTGAACGTGATTTGTATTTTAGTCGACCTTATACGCCAATCGTGGTCAATCAAACCGAACGGTCCTTTGATGTTCTGATAAAGTTCGAAACTGGCGGAGAAATGTCCCAGTATCTGCTAACTTCTAACGTTGGTGACGTTCAGGAATGGAAAGGTGTTTATACTGGATTTTGTTGGACACGGAACCTGTTCAGCCATCTGATAGGTTTTGTACAGGGCGTTGGTTTAGCTCCGGTTTATTCCATAATGAAAAGCATTCTGCAGGACGAGGAAGATTATACTAGACTTTGCTTATGCTCGTGTTTTTCGGACATTAGCGGGATTATATTGAGAGACGACCTGTACAGCATGACGAAGTTTTGGAATTTTGAATCTAAAATATACCTCTCCCGGGAGTCTTGCACCTGTGATGATGAATCCCGCCGAACCTGTTCGTGTTTGTCatcgagaaaaaaatacaaCGAGCAAATATTCAATCACAGATTGGAAAGTATCGACGTAGAAAATTTATTGCAAAAATTCGCTCCGAATTCGTTTCAGGTCCTAATCTGTGGAACCGAAGCTTTTGTGGCGTTTATAGAAACCTGTATTTCGAAGTTAAATGTAAGCAATTGGTATaaattttga
- the LOC129727913 gene encoding RNA transcription, translation and transport factor protein has translation MFERYLAALEYPAEGGINIDDPKEFRNIILWLEDQKIRHYTIEDRANLRKTNSAAEWDPAYEKYKLDLKFPRNLQSKAEELTWLFLYAIKLEYSDNVDRYRPMTAARKLDEEKKATAAPEIKSTNPFDNIDFTSKDFEEGSRKLAEKLGVAYHPDHLVSLRASGRVISTMLNKDVLKEPIITGKPFPIDEGIGMGYEKDPDLEKAARILRLLQIQSLRKLQTAINETIVSVQNITADPRTDTTLGKVGK, from the exons ATGTTCGAACGTTATCTGGCTGCCTTGGAGTATCCCGCAGAAGGAGGTATCAACATAGATG ATCCGAAGGAATTCCGTAACATTATCCTGTGGTTAGAGGATCAGAAAATTCGCCATTACACAATCGAAGATCGGGCCAACCTTAGGAAAACAAACTCGGCAGCCGAGTGGGATCCGGCCTACGAAAAATACAAGCTAGATTTAAAGTTTCCCAGAAACTTGCAGTCCAAAGCCGAAGAGTTAACGTGGCTTTTTCTATATGCCATAAAACTCGAATATTCGGACAATGTCGATCGTTATCGACCGATGACCGCTGCCCGTAAGCTGGATGAGGAGAAAAAGGCCACAGCTGCACCGGAAATCAAATCCACAAATCCGTTCGACAATATCGATT tCACCAGTAAGGATTTCGAGGAAGGCTCACGAAAGTTGGCGGAAAAGCTAGGAGTCGCGTATCATCCCGATCATTTAGTGTCGCTGAGGGCGTCTGGTCGCGTTATCTCTACCATGTTAAACAAGGATGTGCTGAAAGAACCGATTATCACGGGGAAACCGTTTCCAATTGACGAGGGTATCGGTATGGGGTACGAGAAAGACCCGGACTTGGAGAAGGCAGCCCGCATTCTGCGGTTGTTGCAGATTCAAAGTCTTCGGAAGCTGCAAACTGCTATCAATGAAACAATTGTTTCAGTGCAGAATATCACCGCAGATCCACGGACAGATACTACTTTGGGTAAAGTAGGAAAGTAA